The proteins below are encoded in one region of Campylobacter helveticus:
- a CDS encoding nucleotidyltransferase — protein sequence MPKQKLKEEINHYKDSCHKLFLKQGSFSVHHSKKMDYFINKAYEIVLDEFFEDFLPTKELVPFCIIAKDYYAKNNLCFNENVPLLFVYKNLKIYQIKPLIKALIELLNDIGLRLDYVILENDGLGYINEKELLHSLIQMRFISGSKALFKKSKEKAGQILKENLKTLAPTLFKPCKLAFLKQDFNIQKADGGLEDLRNLENLLTLFKQDSANYALLFIDEKNLSELRLAGEFLLSFKSALNLQNQKDTNDFWLNEAENLAHLMYKREKKNLKAKENLVQKILNSMHTISLYNAFLTKQIQNEFLKEKEEKYHFSSFLKALEFLSSLKDESHHFSINLVFSVKETAFLKEENEEALELFKGFFERKHSFDILKLLLDSGKLKELFKPMVRFLSNEESDYCFDVEAFLILEAFEKANFTLKENALLKLVILFSGVKEESELSMGGVFRAFCAKFKLENKSLELGLKLYKNFNALKELVEKEDIYNPLILSALLSKLENLKTLELLELLTKIKAQISNASPFFYKALDKLLINAKYGFEDANLLEESTRRVKKEQTLKRTKIFLELNPLLQDKITHIKSNLFIIKNSFEDIIKISQIAHTQDFKFWLNAESNLSLEIVSKKDFKIECFLYALSEFNLIFMSFYELFNDKIYLKFEYDNIINQTQKDKLLTLLNSNLTLENKRKPKKPTIKKDEVKFDLNYSKIYAKLNLNTKDQQGLMAFIMNIFRAYDLHLSTAKIQTIRQRTRNSFIFEKNEALLQNQNKIINSLISE from the coding sequence TTGCCAAAGCAAAAGCTAAAAGAAGAAATTAATCATTACAAAGATTCCTGCCATAAGCTTTTTTTAAAGCAGGGTTCTTTCAGTGTGCATCACTCTAAAAAAATGGATTATTTTATCAATAAAGCTTATGAAATTGTGCTGGACGAATTTTTTGAAGATTTTTTACCCACAAAAGAACTTGTGCCTTTTTGTATCATTGCGAAAGATTATTATGCAAAAAACAATCTATGCTTTAATGAAAATGTCCCCCTACTTTTCGTTTATAAAAATTTAAAAATTTATCAAATAAAGCCCCTAATTAAAGCCTTGATAGAACTTTTAAATGATATAGGATTAAGACTTGATTATGTCATTTTAGAAAATGATGGTTTAGGATACATTAACGAAAAAGAACTTTTGCACTCACTCATACAAATGCGTTTTATTAGCGGTTCTAAAGCCTTATTTAAAAAAAGTAAAGAAAAGGCAGGACAAATCCTAAAGGAAAATTTAAAAACTCTCGCTCCCACCCTTTTTAAACCCTGCAAACTCGCATTTTTAAAACAAGACTTTAATATCCAAAAAGCAGACGGAGGACTAGAGGATTTAAGAAATTTAGAAAATTTACTCACTCTTTTTAAGCAAGATAGTGCTAATTATGCACTTTTGTTTATCGATGAAAAAAATCTTAGCGAACTCCGCCTTGCGGGTGAATTTTTACTTTCTTTTAAATCCGCTCTTAATCTTCAAAATCAAAAAGACACAAACGACTTTTGGCTTAATGAAGCTGAAAATTTAGCACACTTAATGTATAAAAGAGAAAAGAAAAATCTCAAAGCAAAAGAAAATTTAGTGCAAAAAATTTTAAATTCTATGCACACAATAAGCCTTTACAATGCCTTTTTAACAAAACAAATTCAAAACGAATTTTTAAAAGAAAAAGAGGAAAAATACCACTTTTCAAGCTTTTTAAAGGCTTTGGAATTTTTAAGCTCACTCAAAGACGAATCTCATCATTTTAGCATTAATTTAGTTTTTAGTGTCAAGGAAACGGCTTTTTTAAAAGAAGAAAATGAAGAAGCTTTAGAGCTTTTCAAAGGCTTTTTTGAGAGAAAACACAGCTTTGACATTTTAAAACTTTTGCTCGATAGTGGAAAATTAAAAGAGCTTTTTAAACCTATGGTGAGATTTTTAAGCAATGAAGAAAGTGATTATTGCTTCGATGTGGAAGCTTTTTTGATTTTAGAGGCTTTTGAAAAGGCAAATTTTACACTTAAAGAAAATGCTCTTTTAAAACTTGTGATACTTTTTAGCGGAGTCAAAGAGGAAAGTGAGCTTTCTATGGGGGGAGTTTTTAGGGCATTTTGTGCGAAATTTAAACTTGAAAACAAATCTTTAGAACTAGGACTTAAACTTTATAAAAATTTCAATGCTTTAAAGGAATTAGTCGAAAAAGAGGATATTTATAATCCTCTCATCTTATCCGCTTTGCTTTCAAAATTAGAAAATCTCAAAACCTTAGAGCTTTTAGAGCTTTTAACCAAAATAAAAGCACAAATTTCAAACGCCTCACCATTTTTTTATAAAGCTTTAGATAAACTTTTAATCAATGCTAAATATGGCTTTGAAGATGCAAATTTGCTAGAAGAAAGCACAAGAAGGGTTAAAAAAGAACAAACTTTGAAAAGAACCAAAATTTTCTTAGAGCTAAACCCTCTCTTGCAAGACAAAATCACACATATCAAATCAAACCTTTTCATCATCAAAAACAGCTTTGAAGACATCATCAAAATCTCTCAAATCGCCCATACTCAAGATTTTAAATTCTGGCTCAACGCAGAAAGCAATCTAAGTCTTGAAATCGTTTCAAAAAAAGACTTTAAAATCGAATGTTTTCTTTACGCTTTAAGTGAATTTAACCTCATTTTTATGAGCTTTTACGAACTTTTTAACGATAAAATTTATCTCAAATTTGAATATGATAATATCATCAATCAAACGCAAAAAGACAAGCTTTTAACCCTTTTAAACTCAAACTTAACTTTAGAAAACAAAAGAAAGCCTAAAAAACCAACCATTAAAAAAGATGAAGTAAAATTTGACTTAAATTATTCTAAAATCTATGCAAAATTAAATCTTAATACAAAGGACCAGCAAGGTTTAATGGCATTTATTATGAATATTTTTCGTGCGTATGACTTGCATTTAAGCACAGCCAAAATTCAAACCATACGCCAAAGAACGCGCAATAGCTTCATTTTTGAAAAAAACGAAGCTCTTTTGCAAAACCAAAACAAAATAATAAATTCTTTAATAAGTGAGTAA
- the glmS gene encoding glutamine--fructose-6-phosphate transaminase (isomerizing) has translation MCGIVGYIGKNEKKQIILNGLKELEYRGYDSAGMAVMSEGELSFFKAVGKLENLSIKCQNFTSEGFGFAIGHTRWATHGKPTEINAHPHLGQYSCVIHNGIIENYKELKDELEKEGVQFLSQTDTEVIVQLFEFYAHNLDAKEAFKKTISRLKGAFATLLITKKEPNKIFFAKNAAPLIIGKNAQNELYFASGDAPLIGNVSEVIYLEDLSYGYAGENELIIFENDKNLKPSFVKLSGDKAYAKKDGFRFFMEKEIYEQSRVLSEVLMGRIDGDRVIFDELEGEDLTRFNEITLCACGTSYHAALVGSYLLERVAKIRTKVEIASEFRYREALINPNSLFIVISQSGETADTLEALKIAKNAGIKSLAICNVDNSNIVRLANLSLLTRAGIEKGVASTKAFATQVLTLWMLAIFIAQKRNFQVQEDIKALLHTPNCVLVKQNLHEKIHRLSKRYLDGHGFFFIGRDVFYPLALEGALKLKELSYLHAEGYPAGEMKHGPIALADSKLYTIALMPENLLYEKTKSNVEELIARDSTLLCISPLDFDLSDDFIKTNKQKHYMCEFFEMMLITQLLAMEISIRLGNDVDMPRNLAKSVTVE, from the coding sequence ATGTGTGGAATTGTAGGCTACATTGGCAAAAATGAAAAAAAACAAATTATCCTAAATGGACTTAAAGAACTAGAATATAGAGGCTATGATAGTGCTGGAATGGCAGTGATGAGCGAGGGGGAACTTAGCTTTTTTAAGGCTGTCGGTAAGCTTGAAAATTTAAGCATCAAGTGTCAAAATTTCACAAGTGAGGGCTTTGGTTTTGCCATAGGGCATACTAGGTGGGCAACTCACGGAAAGCCTACTGAAATCAACGCTCACCCACATCTAGGGCAGTATTCTTGCGTGATACACAATGGCATTATTGAAAATTATAAAGAACTTAAAGACGAGCTTGAAAAAGAGGGGGTTCAATTTTTAAGCCAAACAGATACCGAAGTCATCGTGCAGCTTTTTGAATTTTACGCACACAATTTAGACGCAAAAGAAGCATTTAAAAAAACTATTTCACGATTAAAAGGTGCTTTTGCCACCTTGCTCATCACCAAAAAAGAGCCTAATAAAATCTTTTTCGCTAAAAATGCCGCTCCCCTTATCATAGGTAAAAACGCCCAAAATGAGTTGTATTTTGCAAGCGGAGATGCACCATTAATCGGCAATGTAAGCGAAGTGATTTATTTAGAAGATTTAAGCTATGGCTATGCAGGAGAAAATGAGCTTATCATTTTCGAAAATGATAAAAATTTAAAACCCTCTTTTGTTAAACTTTCTGGAGATAAAGCCTATGCGAAAAAAGACGGCTTTCGCTTTTTTATGGAAAAAGAAATTTATGAACAAAGCCGTGTTTTAAGCGAGGTTTTGATGGGACGCATTGATGGAGATAGGGTTATTTTCGATGAGCTTGAGGGGGAGGATTTAACGCGTTTTAACGAAATCACTCTTTGTGCTTGTGGCACAAGTTATCACGCTGCTTTAGTGGGAAGTTATCTTTTAGAAAGAGTGGCTAAAATTCGCACAAAAGTCGAAATCGCAAGCGAATTTCGCTACCGCGAGGCTTTAATTAATCCAAATTCCCTTTTCATAGTCATCTCACAAAGTGGCGAAACAGCCGACACGCTAGAAGCTCTTAAAATCGCTAAAAATGCTGGGATTAAAAGTCTTGCGATATGCAATGTGGATAATTCTAATATCGTGCGTTTAGCAAATTTAAGTCTTTTGACGCGTGCGGGCATAGAAAAAGGCGTAGCTTCCACTAAGGCTTTCGCAACGCAGGTTTTGACCCTTTGGATGTTAGCCATTTTTATCGCACAAAAAAGAAATTTCCAAGTGCAAGAAGATATTAAAGCTCTTTTGCATACGCCAAATTGTGTGCTTGTAAAACAAAATTTGCACGAAAAAATTCATCGCCTTTCTAAGCGTTATTTGGATGGACACGGCTTTTTCTTTATAGGGCGTGATGTTTTCTATCCTTTAGCTTTGGAGGGTGCTTTAAAACTCAAAGAGCTTTCTTATCTTCACGCGGAGGGTTATCCTGCTGGAGAGATGAAACACGGACCGATAGCTTTGGCAGATTCTAAACTCTACACCATAGCCTTAATGCCAGAAAATTTACTTTATGAAAAAACAAAATCTAATGTAGAAGAACTGATAGCTAGAGATTCTACTCTACTTTGTATCTCTCCACTTGATTTTGACTTAAGCGATGATTTTATCAAAACAAACAAACAAAAGCATTATATGTGTGAATTTTTTGAAATGATGCTTATCACTCAACTTTTAGCGATGGAAATTTCCATAAGATTAGGTAATGATGTAGATATGCCTAGAAACTTGGCTAAAAGCGTAACGGTAGAATAA